The Carassius carassius chromosome 9, fCarCar2.1, whole genome shotgun sequence genome includes a region encoding these proteins:
- the LOC132149456 gene encoding calmodulin-regulated spectrin-associated protein 3-like isoform X5: MVDSNVMRKTFVVPDIKPLDQYDLTRARICASVGWLLGKSYGNAENVPVELRDPFYCDQYEQEHLKPPVTRLLLSPELYCRTYGLLLGGSPGAEGPPKDIPALLQVLGRKGLAPKDQNAPVTEAELRQKPIKMSAHLELIDALMAVGAMEMVSRVLVSGGSELLGTEATWDRALLYWVNTLNQKLKEQTEGTLNDASQPSTEPQPVQPSCPTRWYWKLVPIRYRKDRMQSKLKPYFPVVNEVKDLSNGCAIATVIHHYCPGLLRLEDVCMKDSMSVGDSLYNLQLIREFCDSCLKSCCPLALEDLLYSPSELKTSILSFLAELLYWFEVSKPDFVQPLQNCELTETSGRTSNGNSGSSNSGSQSIFKRPFLPISSPVTAATEAAGRTWTKKPLSRPLSAVSFSIPFGLDSDVDIVMGNPVITRSVSSDNLNPAGQSMTRDSYTPPEDLSHLLSKTPGPNGPQRASWATQTRPLLAEENGIDDSETGELPTIEEALQIIHNEEKMEPRLHPDGAPDGFYLHSLDDPANARLNGSLVTLSSSAPSRSGMLYNRSSGVPPEPSRTRHPSEGSRDDDSVLRDGSMDSDVSEDLPKIQSTPATPASGPRITEPRCEKTPDSGVRMTNFAERKKKLVPEQVQPSEPQAPQMTTWAKKLEESPSKSPAVSTEMSELGARLEEKRKAIEAQKKRIEAIFAKHRQRLGKSAFLQLKKEQEDGDGEEGRQGEVGTSSIENDLSRLALEEKLARLESEEEQEEQQQEQLKNGPSVEEEGNIKTYVQQDNPVEKEKAGVGIPGGKDTAPLGNYNNAVSKLSAALNSLQNDMQRLSEQQNQLMKKKAAPNNQACGVPPSSIPSITAPSRLSRESNRNLPSASSSPSPSRKIASHTAPPKSPASHRRAQSAPPKSPKLHRHPRPAELKTPASTRVITPPQSVDNIPHLRRVSPWQCRDQNSSSFSIGTSSQSESRSASSLARTEDNISDTGSSEDHTIFSMELDSGSSQVLPRKDHQGGGSSSGAPSEWSFESHLPAAGFNGKHKSLIEISLSSLKALEGEETDQSQDNFSDSMSDQTEPEISGGVGFFFKQDEARPEDEMERRRAALLEKQQKRAEEIKRRRQEQERESEPNRSSSMDESRRGEERPRTPSTPPPPRTPPPEGTPQRRGDFTRQEYERRHQLKIMEDLDKVLRQKPTTVRGVKKQRPKTVFRDDSDLSRSPAKGFMGSRLNKVYSHSTTNLSSMANDNGTLTVRKSPSRSHSPSRLLSPGRLAAQNGDWENESTISSPASIPEYTGPKLYKEPSFKSNKFIIHNAISRCCLAGKVNEPQKNKIVEEMEKSPANHFLILFRDASCQFRAVYTMNPETEEMVRLVGVGPRVINPTMVESIYKYSSDRKQFTAIPSKTMSMSVDAFTIPGHLWERKRPGTPKKLGTPK, from the exons AGTGCCCACTTGGAGTTGATAGATGCCTTAATGGCAGTGGGTGCCATGGAGATGGTGAGCAGAGTCTTGGTGAGCGGCGGATCAGAGCTGCTTGGTACAGAGGCAACCTGGGACAGAGCCCTGCTCTACTGGGTGAACACG CTAAACCAAAAACTGAAGGAACAAACAGAAGGTACACTAAATGATGCATCTCAGCCTAGTACTGAACCACAGCCTGTTCAACCTTCG TGTCCCACCCGCTGGTACTGGAAACTTGTTCCT ATCCGGTACAGGAAGGACAGGATGCAGTCTAAACTCAAACCCTATTTTCCTGTGGTGAATGAAGTGAAGGATCTCTCGAATGGATGTGCTATTGCTACTGTTATTCACCATTACTGTCCCGGGCTTCTGAGATTAGAGG ATGTATGTATGAAGGACTCGATGTCTGTGGGTGACAGCCTGTACAACCTACAGCTGATTCGAGAGTTCTGTGACAGCTGTTTAAAGAGCTGCTGCCCTCTAGCGTTGGAGGATTTGCTCTACAGTCCATCAGAATTAAAG ACAAGCATACTGAGCTTTCTGGCAGAGCTCTTGTATTGGTTCGAGGTCTCAAAGCCAGATTTTGTTCAGCCCCTGCAGAACTGTGAGCTTACTG aaaCATCTGGAAGGACCAGCAATGGCAACAGTGGGTCCAGCAATAG TGGTTCTCAATCTATCTTCAAAAGGCCTTTCCTGCCCATCTCTTCCCCTgtgactgcagcaacag AGGCAGCAGGACGAACGTGGACTAAGAAACCACTAAG CCGTCCCTTGTCTGCTGTGTCCTTTAGTATTCCTTTTGGACTGGATAGTGATGTGGACATTGTGATGGGGAACCCAGTTATAACTCGGTCTGTCAGTTCGGACAATCTTAATCCTGCTGGTCAATCCATGACACGTGACTCCTACACGCCTCCAGAGGACCTCAGCCACTTGCTGAGTAAGACTCCTGGCCCTAATGGCCCTCAAAGAGCTTCCTGGGCCACTCAAACTCGTCCATTGCTAGCCGAAGAGAACGGCATTGATGATAGTGAAACAGGAGAGCTACCAACAATTGAAGAGGCACTGCAGATCATCCACAATGAGGAGAAGATGGAGCCTCGCCTTCACCCGGATGGGGCTCCCGATGGTTTCTACCTGCATTCACTGGATGATCCAGCAAATGCTAGACTCAATGGGAGCCTAGTGACACTCAGCTCTTCAGCACCATCCCGTTCAGGAATGCTCTACAACCGATCCTCAGGAGTCCCACCAGAGCCCAGCCGCACCAGACACCCCTCAGAGGGATCCAGAGATGACGACTCCGTGTTAAGAGATGGAAGCATGGATTCAGATGTCTCAGAAGATCTTCCAAAAATTCAATCTACCCCTGCCACACCCGCTTCGGGTCCTCGCATAACAGAACCACGTTGTGAAAAGACACCGGATAGCGGTGTTAGGATGACCAATTTTGCAGAACGGAAGAAGAAACTTGTTCCAGAGCAGGTACAACCCAGTGAACCACAGGCACCACAAATGACTACATGGGCCAAGAAATTAGAAGAGAGTCCCAGTAAGAGTCCTGCTGTCAGCACTGAAATGTCAGAGCTGGGGGCGAGGCTGGAGGAGAAGCGGAAGGCCATTGAGGCACAGAAGAAACGTATAGAAGCCATCTTTGCCAAACACAGGCAGCGGCTAGGCAAAAGTGCGTTCCTACAGTTAAAGAAGGAGCAGGAGGATGGGGATGGTGAGGAAGGACGTCAAGGGGAGGTTGGCACCTCCTCCATAGAAAATGACCTCAGCCGTTTGGCACTGGAGGAGAAACTGGCACGTTTAGAGAGCGAAGAGGAGCAGGAGGAGCAACAGCAGGAACAGTTGAAAAACGGCCCCTCAGTAGAAGAAGAGGGGAATATCAAGACCTATGTCCAACAGGACAATCCAGTAGAGAAAGAAAAAGCTGGAGTAGGAATTCCTGGAGGAAAAGACACGGCCCCACTGGGAAATTACAATAACGCTGTGTCTAAACTAAGTGCCGCTCTCAATTCTCTCCAAAATGATATGCAGCGTCTCTCGGAGCAGCAGAACCAGCTGATGAAGAAAAAGGCAGCTCCTAACAACCAGGCCTGTGGCGTCCCACCCAGCTCCATACCCTCAATAACTGCACCTTCTCGTTTGTCAAGAGAGTCCAATCGCAACCTCCCCTCTGCCTCCTCCTCTCCTTCCCCATCTCGCAAGATTGCAAGTCACACCGCTCCCCCCAAATCACCTGCATCCCACCGTAGGGCACAGTCTGCACCTCCAAAGAGCCCCAAACTGCATCGCCACCCTCGACCTGCAGAGCTCAAGACTCCTGCTTCAACAAGAGTTATAACTCCCCCTCAAAGTGTGGACAACATTCCTCATTTGCGAAGAGTGTCCCCGTGGCAATGCAGGGATCAGAACTCATCCTCTTTCAGCATAGGTACCTCCAGTCAGAGTGAGTCCCGCTCAGCTTCGTCCCTGGCTAGAACAGAGGACAACATTTCAGACACAGGCTCCAGTGAGGACCATACAATCTTCAGTATGGAACTGGATAGCGGATCTTCACAGGTTCTGCCGCGAAAGGATCACCAGGGTGGCGGCAGCAGCTCAGGAGCTCCTTCCGAGTGGTCCTTTGAGAGTCACCTTCCTGCAGCAGGTTTCAATGGCAAGCACAAAAGCCTTATCGAGATCTCACTGTCCTCCCTCAAAGCATTGGAGGGTGAAGAAACCGATCAGAGCCAGGATAACTTCTCAGATTCAATGAGTGACCAAACAGAGCCAGAAATTAGTGGTGGAGTTGGATTCTTCTTCAAG CAGGATGAAGCTCGACCTGAGGATGAGATGGAGAGGAGAAGAGCAGCATTACTTGAGAAACAACAAAAGAGAGCAGAGGAGATCAAGAGACGAAGACAGGagcaagaaagagagagtgagccaAA TAGGTCATCTTCAATGGATGAGTCTcgcagaggagaggagagacccCGAACTCCTTCTACCCCTCCGCCTCCACGCACCCCTCCACCAGAGGGCACTCCTCAGCGGCGTGGAGACTTCACACGCCAGGAGTATGAACGGCGACATCAGCTAAAAATAATGGAGGATTTAGATAAAGTACTCCGCCAGAAACCCACTACAGTGAGAGGCGTCAAGAAGCAGAGGCCCAAAACTGTGTTCAGAGATGACTCTGACCTCTCCCGCAGCCCAGCCAAAGGGTTTATGG GTTCTAGACTTAATAAAGTTTACTCCCATTCAACAACGAATCTGTCCTCCATGGCCAATGACAATGGGACGCTAACTGTCAGAAAATCTCCAAG TCGTTCTCATTCACCATCCAGACTGCTGTCTCCAGGCCGTCTTGCTGCACAGAATGGGGACTGGGAAAATGAATCTACTATTTCATCCCCAGCCTCCATCCCAGAATATACTG GACCGAAACTCTACAAGGAGCCAAGCTTCAAGTCCAATAAGTTCATTATCCATAATGCCATCTCTCGCTGTTGTTTGGCAGGCAAGGTCAACGAAccacagaaaaacaaaattgtAGAG GAAATGGAGAAAAGCCCTGCCAACCATTTCCTCATTCTGTTTCGGGACGCCAGCTGTCAATTCCGGGCAGTTTACACCATGAACCCTGAGACAGAGGAGATGGTTCGACTCGTAGGTGTCGGGCCTCGTGTTATCAATCCCACTATGGTGGAATCGATTTACAAGTACAGCTCTGACCGCAAGCAGTTTACAGCTATCCCTTCCAAGACCATGTCCATGAGTGTGGATGCCTTTACCATTCCCGGCCACCTATGGGAGCGCAAGCGCCCGGGAACCCCAAAGAAGCTCGGGACCCCAAAATAA
- the LOC132149456 gene encoding calmodulin-regulated spectrin-associated protein 3-like isoform X3, whose amino-acid sequence MVDSNVMRKTFVVPDIKPLDQYDLTRARICASVGWLLGKSYGNAENVPVELRDPFYCDQYEQEHLKPPVTRLLLSPELYCRTYGLLLGGSPGAEGPPKDIPALLQVLGRKGLAPKDQNAPVTEAELRQKPIKMSAHLELIDALMAVGAMEMVSRVLVSGGSELLGTEATWDRALLYWVNTLNQKLKEQTEGTLNDASQPSTEPQPVQPSCPTRWYWKLVPIRYRKDRMQSKLKPYFPVVNEVKDLSNGCAIATVIHHYCPGLLRLEDVCMKDSMSVGDSLYNLQLIREFCDSCLKSCCPLALEDLLYSPSELKTSILSFLAELLYWFEVSKPDFVQPLQNCELTETSGRTSNGNSGSSNSGSQSIFKRPFLPISSPVTAATGSLTQSTSMSHVEAAGRTWTKKPLSIPFGLDSDVDIVMGNPVITRSVSSDNLNPAGQSMTRDSYTPPEDLSHLLSKTPGPNGPQRASWATQTRPLLAEENGIDDSETGELPTIEEALQIIHNEEKMEPRLHPDGAPDGFYLHSLDDPANARLNGSLVTLSSSAPSRSGMLYNRSSGVPPEPSRTRHPSEGSRDDDSVLRDGSMDSDVSEDLPKIQSTPATPASGPRITEPRCEKTPDSGVRMTNFAERKKKLVPEQVQPSEPQAPQMTTWAKKLEESPSKSPAVSTEMSELGARLEEKRKAIEAQKKRIEAIFAKHRQRLGKSAFLQLKKEQEDGDGEEGRQGEVGTSSIENDLSRLALEEKLARLESEEEQEEQQQEQLKNGPSVEEEGNIKTYVQQDNPVEKEKAGVGIPGGKDTAPLGNYNNAVSKLSAALNSLQNDMQRLSEQQNQLMKKKAAPNNQACGVPPSSIPSITAPSRLSRESNRNLPSASSSPSPSRKIASHTAPPKSPASHRRAQSAPPKSPKLHRHPRPAELKTPASTRVITPPQSVDNIPHLRRVSPWQCRDQNSSSFSIGTSSQSESRSASSLARTEDNISDTGSSEDHTIFSMELDSGSSQVLPRKDHQGGGSSSGAPSEWSFESHLPAAGFNGKHKSLIEISLSSLKALEGEETDQSQDNFSDSMSDQTEPEISGGVGFFFKQDEARPEDEMERRRAALLEKQQKRAEEIKRRRQEQERESEPNRSSSMDESRRGEERPRTPSTPPPPRTPPPEGTPQRRGDFTRQEYERRHQLKIMEDLDKVLRQKPTTVRGVKKQRPKTVFRDDSDLSRSPAKGFMGSRLNKVYSHSTTNLSSMANDNGTLTVRKSPSRSHSPSRLLSPGRLAAQNGDWENESTISSPASIPEYTGPKLYKEPSFKSNKFIIHNAISRCCLAGKVNEPQKNKIVEEMEKSPANHFLILFRDASCQFRAVYTMNPETEEMVRLVGVGPRVINPTMVESIYKYSSDRKQFTAIPSKTMSMSVDAFTIPGHLWERKRPGTPKKLGTPK is encoded by the exons AGTGCCCACTTGGAGTTGATAGATGCCTTAATGGCAGTGGGTGCCATGGAGATGGTGAGCAGAGTCTTGGTGAGCGGCGGATCAGAGCTGCTTGGTACAGAGGCAACCTGGGACAGAGCCCTGCTCTACTGGGTGAACACG CTAAACCAAAAACTGAAGGAACAAACAGAAGGTACACTAAATGATGCATCTCAGCCTAGTACTGAACCACAGCCTGTTCAACCTTCG TGTCCCACCCGCTGGTACTGGAAACTTGTTCCT ATCCGGTACAGGAAGGACAGGATGCAGTCTAAACTCAAACCCTATTTTCCTGTGGTGAATGAAGTGAAGGATCTCTCGAATGGATGTGCTATTGCTACTGTTATTCACCATTACTGTCCCGGGCTTCTGAGATTAGAGG ATGTATGTATGAAGGACTCGATGTCTGTGGGTGACAGCCTGTACAACCTACAGCTGATTCGAGAGTTCTGTGACAGCTGTTTAAAGAGCTGCTGCCCTCTAGCGTTGGAGGATTTGCTCTACAGTCCATCAGAATTAAAG ACAAGCATACTGAGCTTTCTGGCAGAGCTCTTGTATTGGTTCGAGGTCTCAAAGCCAGATTTTGTTCAGCCCCTGCAGAACTGTGAGCTTACTG aaaCATCTGGAAGGACCAGCAATGGCAACAGTGGGTCCAGCAATAG TGGTTCTCAATCTATCTTCAAAAGGCCTTTCCTGCCCATCTCTTCCCCTgtgactgcagcaacag GATCTCTGACTCAGTCTACCTCAATGTCTCATGTAGAGGCAGCAGGACGAACGTGGACTAAGAAACCACTAAG TATTCCTTTTGGACTGGATAGTGATGTGGACATTGTGATGGGGAACCCAGTTATAACTCGGTCTGTCAGTTCGGACAATCTTAATCCTGCTGGTCAATCCATGACACGTGACTCCTACACGCCTCCAGAGGACCTCAGCCACTTGCTGAGTAAGACTCCTGGCCCTAATGGCCCTCAAAGAGCTTCCTGGGCCACTCAAACTCGTCCATTGCTAGCCGAAGAGAACGGCATTGATGATAGTGAAACAGGAGAGCTACCAACAATTGAAGAGGCACTGCAGATCATCCACAATGAGGAGAAGATGGAGCCTCGCCTTCACCCGGATGGGGCTCCCGATGGTTTCTACCTGCATTCACTGGATGATCCAGCAAATGCTAGACTCAATGGGAGCCTAGTGACACTCAGCTCTTCAGCACCATCCCGTTCAGGAATGCTCTACAACCGATCCTCAGGAGTCCCACCAGAGCCCAGCCGCACCAGACACCCCTCAGAGGGATCCAGAGATGACGACTCCGTGTTAAGAGATGGAAGCATGGATTCAGATGTCTCAGAAGATCTTCCAAAAATTCAATCTACCCCTGCCACACCCGCTTCGGGTCCTCGCATAACAGAACCACGTTGTGAAAAGACACCGGATAGCGGTGTTAGGATGACCAATTTTGCAGAACGGAAGAAGAAACTTGTTCCAGAGCAGGTACAACCCAGTGAACCACAGGCACCACAAATGACTACATGGGCCAAGAAATTAGAAGAGAGTCCCAGTAAGAGTCCTGCTGTCAGCACTGAAATGTCAGAGCTGGGGGCGAGGCTGGAGGAGAAGCGGAAGGCCATTGAGGCACAGAAGAAACGTATAGAAGCCATCTTTGCCAAACACAGGCAGCGGCTAGGCAAAAGTGCGTTCCTACAGTTAAAGAAGGAGCAGGAGGATGGGGATGGTGAGGAAGGACGTCAAGGGGAGGTTGGCACCTCCTCCATAGAAAATGACCTCAGCCGTTTGGCACTGGAGGAGAAACTGGCACGTTTAGAGAGCGAAGAGGAGCAGGAGGAGCAACAGCAGGAACAGTTGAAAAACGGCCCCTCAGTAGAAGAAGAGGGGAATATCAAGACCTATGTCCAACAGGACAATCCAGTAGAGAAAGAAAAAGCTGGAGTAGGAATTCCTGGAGGAAAAGACACGGCCCCACTGGGAAATTACAATAACGCTGTGTCTAAACTAAGTGCCGCTCTCAATTCTCTCCAAAATGATATGCAGCGTCTCTCGGAGCAGCAGAACCAGCTGATGAAGAAAAAGGCAGCTCCTAACAACCAGGCCTGTGGCGTCCCACCCAGCTCCATACCCTCAATAACTGCACCTTCTCGTTTGTCAAGAGAGTCCAATCGCAACCTCCCCTCTGCCTCCTCCTCTCCTTCCCCATCTCGCAAGATTGCAAGTCACACCGCTCCCCCCAAATCACCTGCATCCCACCGTAGGGCACAGTCTGCACCTCCAAAGAGCCCCAAACTGCATCGCCACCCTCGACCTGCAGAGCTCAAGACTCCTGCTTCAACAAGAGTTATAACTCCCCCTCAAAGTGTGGACAACATTCCTCATTTGCGAAGAGTGTCCCCGTGGCAATGCAGGGATCAGAACTCATCCTCTTTCAGCATAGGTACCTCCAGTCAGAGTGAGTCCCGCTCAGCTTCGTCCCTGGCTAGAACAGAGGACAACATTTCAGACACAGGCTCCAGTGAGGACCATACAATCTTCAGTATGGAACTGGATAGCGGATCTTCACAGGTTCTGCCGCGAAAGGATCACCAGGGTGGCGGCAGCAGCTCAGGAGCTCCTTCCGAGTGGTCCTTTGAGAGTCACCTTCCTGCAGCAGGTTTCAATGGCAAGCACAAAAGCCTTATCGAGATCTCACTGTCCTCCCTCAAAGCATTGGAGGGTGAAGAAACCGATCAGAGCCAGGATAACTTCTCAGATTCAATGAGTGACCAAACAGAGCCAGAAATTAGTGGTGGAGTTGGATTCTTCTTCAAG CAGGATGAAGCTCGACCTGAGGATGAGATGGAGAGGAGAAGAGCAGCATTACTTGAGAAACAACAAAAGAGAGCAGAGGAGATCAAGAGACGAAGACAGGagcaagaaagagagagtgagccaAA TAGGTCATCTTCAATGGATGAGTCTcgcagaggagaggagagacccCGAACTCCTTCTACCCCTCCGCCTCCACGCACCCCTCCACCAGAGGGCACTCCTCAGCGGCGTGGAGACTTCACACGCCAGGAGTATGAACGGCGACATCAGCTAAAAATAATGGAGGATTTAGATAAAGTACTCCGCCAGAAACCCACTACAGTGAGAGGCGTCAAGAAGCAGAGGCCCAAAACTGTGTTCAGAGATGACTCTGACCTCTCCCGCAGCCCAGCCAAAGGGTTTATGG GTTCTAGACTTAATAAAGTTTACTCCCATTCAACAACGAATCTGTCCTCCATGGCCAATGACAATGGGACGCTAACTGTCAGAAAATCTCCAAG TCGTTCTCATTCACCATCCAGACTGCTGTCTCCAGGCCGTCTTGCTGCACAGAATGGGGACTGGGAAAATGAATCTACTATTTCATCCCCAGCCTCCATCCCAGAATATACTG GACCGAAACTCTACAAGGAGCCAAGCTTCAAGTCCAATAAGTTCATTATCCATAATGCCATCTCTCGCTGTTGTTTGGCAGGCAAGGTCAACGAAccacagaaaaacaaaattgtAGAG GAAATGGAGAAAAGCCCTGCCAACCATTTCCTCATTCTGTTTCGGGACGCCAGCTGTCAATTCCGGGCAGTTTACACCATGAACCCTGAGACAGAGGAGATGGTTCGACTCGTAGGTGTCGGGCCTCGTGTTATCAATCCCACTATGGTGGAATCGATTTACAAGTACAGCTCTGACCGCAAGCAGTTTACAGCTATCCCTTCCAAGACCATGTCCATGAGTGTGGATGCCTTTACCATTCCCGGCCACCTATGGGAGCGCAAGCGCCCGGGAACCCCAAAGAAGCTCGGGACCCCAAAATAA